The following proteins come from a genomic window of Tepidiforma thermophila:
- a CDS encoding phytoene desaturase family protein, with translation MVSTDCEADILVIGSGFGGLTAAALSARAGARVHVFERHTRPGGCAGDFALGGFWFPAGATVVTGLEPGGILRQVFDAVGLDVEAVPLDPSIVFHLPDRVVPYVASHAAWEALFAEQFAGAPAGYRRFWRWVRLVGGEVYRIGAALPSFPLERPADIRRSLRAVSPSLVLAAPWLFATIRRVKRLLGADGDPAADALINALLLDATGATATDCSAVQGAIALDLYRRGCQWVDGGTGALAMKLVRAIRASGGTVTFGNGVAGLRPDGSGWRVRLDDGTTLSARAVIANLPPGGLDLLMGRPPRLPEPGKAWGAFVLHLGIDATGLAPLHPFHQIVSDLNDLETPGNNCLVSIYPGRGDRANRWSISVSTHVPPGAFAVPPAQAQRLRCRLEGRLLEAVRRVIPDVDHRILLLRSATPATYQRFTGRPGGFVGGLRQTPSVVALRAPGRRAGRGMVLAGDHTFPGQGTVGTALSGINAARDVLEYLGMEAPL, from the coding sequence ATGGTTTCAACAGACTGTGAGGCCGACATCCTGGTCATCGGGAGCGGTTTCGGCGGGCTCACCGCGGCAGCGCTTTCGGCGAGGGCCGGAGCAAGGGTGCACGTGTTCGAGCGGCACACGCGCCCGGGCGGCTGCGCCGGCGATTTCGCGCTCGGCGGATTCTGGTTTCCCGCAGGAGCGACCGTCGTCACCGGGCTCGAGCCGGGCGGCATCCTTCGACAGGTTTTCGACGCGGTCGGCCTCGATGTCGAGGCAGTTCCGCTCGACCCTTCGATCGTGTTCCACCTGCCTGACCGGGTGGTGCCGTACGTCGCTTCCCATGCGGCGTGGGAAGCCCTGTTCGCGGAGCAGTTCGCGGGCGCACCGGCTGGCTACCGGCGCTTCTGGCGGTGGGTGCGGCTCGTGGGCGGCGAGGTGTATCGCATCGGCGCGGCGCTCCCGTCGTTCCCGCTCGAGCGGCCGGCCGACATCCGCCGCTCGCTCCGGGCGGTCAGCCCCTCGCTGGTGCTGGCAGCGCCGTGGCTCTTCGCCACCATCCGCCGCGTCAAGCGGCTCCTGGGCGCTGACGGCGACCCTGCTGCTGACGCGCTGATCAACGCCCTCCTCCTGGACGCAACGGGCGCAACGGCGACCGACTGCAGCGCGGTGCAGGGCGCCATCGCGCTCGACCTCTACCGGCGGGGCTGCCAGTGGGTCGACGGGGGCACGGGCGCGCTCGCGATGAAACTGGTCCGCGCCATCAGAGCCAGCGGGGGCACCGTGACCTTCGGCAACGGCGTCGCCGGGCTTCGGCCGGACGGCAGCGGCTGGAGAGTGCGCCTCGACGACGGGACCACCCTGTCGGCTCGGGCAGTTATTGCGAACCTGCCGCCCGGCGGACTCGACCTCCTCATGGGCCGGCCGCCCCGCTTACCCGAGCCCGGGAAGGCCTGGGGCGCGTTTGTTCTCCACCTCGGAATCGACGCGACCGGGCTCGCGCCGCTCCACCCGTTCCACCAGATCGTTTCCGACCTTAACGACCTCGAAACTCCCGGCAACAACTGCCTTGTGTCGATCTACCCCGGCCGCGGCGACCGGGCGAACCGCTGGAGCATCTCGGTCTCGACGCATGTGCCGCCTGGTGCCTTTGCCGTACCCCCGGCCCAGGCGCAGCGGCTGCGCTGCAGGCTCGAAGGGCGTCTCCTCGAGGCCGTACGGCGCGTCATCCCGGACGTCGACCATCGGATCCTTTTGCTGCGCTCTGCGACCCCGGCGACCTACCAGCGGTTCACCGGGCGGCCCGGGGGATTCGTCGGCGGGCTTCGCCAGACACCGTCGGTCGTCGCACTTCGGGCCCCTGGCCGTCGCGCCGGACGGGGGATGGTGCTCGCGGGCGACCACACATTTCCCGGCCAGGGTACCGTCGGGACGGCCCTCTCCGGCATCAACGCCGCGCGCGACGTACTGGAGTACCTTGGTATGGAGGCGCCCTTATGA
- a CDS encoding SRPBCC family protein translates to MTNLRFRSQLPVPAERLFEFHADVSNLGRISPPFPPFRLVAGGGAQTREGDVQVFRLGWKRAGITWEARITRVVEGRLIEDAQVRGPFRRWRHQHRFIPAADGAVLEDAVAFRLLPTPVGELVEWLLVRPALLGMFWWRHRRTRALLTAGQKS, encoded by the coding sequence ATGACGAACCTGCGGTTCCGCAGTCAGCTTCCCGTCCCGGCAGAACGGCTATTCGAATTCCACGCCGATGTGTCGAACCTCGGCCGAATTTCGCCGCCTTTTCCGCCGTTCCGGCTGGTTGCCGGCGGAGGTGCGCAGACGCGAGAGGGCGATGTCCAGGTTTTTCGGCTTGGATGGAAGCGCGCGGGAATAACGTGGGAGGCACGCATCACACGGGTGGTCGAAGGCCGGCTTATCGAAGACGCTCAGGTCCGCGGACCATTCCGTCGCTGGCGTCACCAGCACCGCTTCATCCCGGCGGCCGACGGAGCGGTGCTCGAGGACGCCGTCGCCTTTCGCCTGCTTCCTACGCCGGTCGGAGAGCTTGTCGAGTGGCTGCTTGTCCGCCCGGCTTTGCTCGGCATGTTCTGGTGGCGGCACCGGAGGACCCGGGCGCTGCTCACCGCCGGTCAAAAATCTTGA
- a CDS encoding formyltetrahydrofolate deformylase — protein sequence MSRILAIVHVQGRDQKGVVARISTYLAERNINIEDIEQRVVRGQFLMDMLIDITDATVTLDELVTGLLAIGQEIGMEIRVTLHSERQRQRVAILVSKEPHCLEQLIADWRSGDLRGDLVCVLSNHEVLRPVAEAAGIPFEWYPSEDKAAHEAFLLDRLAHYRADLVVLARYMQILSPAVVQPYAGRIINIHPSLLPYFPGANPYRRAWEDGVRVTGCTAHFVTEELDAGPIILQDVFHIDVGVDTVEDVRRKGRALEGVVLSRAVQLYLNGEIVVIDGKVVFKPGMRTLLRDLRDRP from the coding sequence GTGAGCCGAATTCTTGCCATCGTGCACGTGCAGGGCCGCGACCAGAAGGGTGTTGTCGCCCGAATTAGCACCTACCTTGCCGAGCGGAACATCAACATCGAAGACATCGAGCAGCGGGTGGTCCGCGGCCAGTTCCTGATGGACATGCTCATCGATATCACCGATGCGACGGTCACGCTCGATGAGCTCGTCACGGGCCTCCTGGCCATCGGCCAGGAGATCGGCATGGAGATTCGCGTGACGCTCCACAGCGAGCGTCAGCGTCAGCGGGTGGCAATTCTCGTTTCAAAGGAGCCGCACTGCCTCGAGCAGCTCATTGCCGACTGGAGGAGCGGCGACCTCCGCGGCGACCTGGTTTGTGTGCTCTCGAACCACGAGGTGCTGCGCCCTGTTGCCGAAGCTGCCGGCATCCCCTTCGAGTGGTACCCGTCGGAGGATAAGGCCGCCCATGAAGCGTTCCTGCTCGACCGGCTGGCGCACTACCGGGCCGACCTGGTGGTGCTCGCCCGCTATATGCAGATCCTGAGCCCCGCAGTGGTCCAGCCCTATGCTGGGCGCATCATCAACATCCACCCCTCGCTGCTGCCGTACTTCCCGGGGGCGAACCCCTACCGCCGCGCCTGGGAGGATGGCGTGCGGGTGACCGGCTGTACCGCCCATTTCGTAACTGAGGAACTCGACGCCGGGCCGATCATCCTGCAGGACGTCTTTCACATCGATGTCGGGGTAGACACCGTCGAGGATGTGCGCCGTAAGGGGCGCGCGCTGGAAGGCGTCGTCCTGAGCCGGGCCGTCCAGCTCTACCTGAACGGCGAAATTGTCGTCATTGACGGCAAGGTGGTGTTCAAGCCGGGAATGCGGACCCTGCTGCGGGACTTGCGGGATCGGCCGTAG
- a CDS encoding complex I NDUFA9 subunit family protein, with translation MKIAVAGGTGFLGRSITKALLDAGHDVVVGSRRRPEKAPLDPRAKWVAADVTAPETLSALLAGADAVVDAVQFPNSPIENPKKGYTFERIDLGGTRNLVDAAKAAGTPLFIGLSGVGAAEHAPYHWQRFKWEEEQHIVASGVPYVVFRPSWVYGPGDVSLNRFLSFAKFLPFVPVIGNGKTRINPLYVEDLAAHVVAAVQKPEARGRIFEIGGPEVLTMDDVIRTALRVSGRRRLLLHSPKPVMKLVASVAQLAPGRPLTPDAIDFITMDGVADTSSLREVFGLRLTPLEEGLAAYLKR, from the coding sequence ATGAAAATCGCAGTCGCTGGCGGCACGGGGTTCCTTGGCCGCTCGATCACGAAGGCGCTTCTTGACGCCGGTCACGACGTCGTGGTCGGCTCGCGGCGGCGGCCCGAGAAGGCGCCGCTCGACCCGCGGGCGAAATGGGTCGCAGCCGACGTCACGGCTCCCGAGACGCTCTCGGCGCTGCTCGCCGGGGCCGACGCAGTCGTCGACGCCGTCCAGTTCCCGAATTCGCCCATCGAGAACCCGAAGAAGGGGTATACCTTCGAACGGATCGACCTCGGCGGTACCCGCAACCTGGTCGATGCGGCCAAAGCAGCCGGGACGCCGCTGTTCATCGGCCTCAGCGGCGTCGGCGCGGCCGAGCACGCACCCTACCACTGGCAGCGGTTCAAGTGGGAGGAGGAGCAGCATATCGTGGCGTCCGGCGTGCCGTACGTAGTCTTCCGGCCGAGCTGGGTGTACGGACCCGGTGATGTCTCGCTCAACCGGTTCCTTAGCTTTGCGAAGTTCCTCCCGTTTGTCCCGGTCATTGGCAACGGGAAGACGCGAATCAACCCGCTCTACGTCGAAGACCTTGCGGCACATGTCGTGGCAGCGGTCCAGAAGCCGGAGGCGCGCGGGCGCATCTTCGAAATCGGCGGGCCTGAAGTCCTCACCATGGACGACGTCATCCGGACCGCGCTCAGGGTGTCGGGCCGCCGGCGACTCCTGCTCCACAGCCCGAAGCCGGTCATGAAGCTCGTCGCTTCGGTTGCGCAGCTTGCGCCCGGCCGGCCGCTCACCCCCGACGCCATCGACTTCATCACGATGGACGGAGTTGCCGACACCAGCAGCCTGCGCGAGGTGTTCGGCCTCCGCCTGACGCCGCTTGAGGAGGGCCTGGCGGCCTATCTGAAGCGCTGA
- a CDS encoding MerR family transcriptional regulator, whose amino-acid sequence MRKPGIYRIAQVESMTGVSAHALRAWERRYGVPRPSRTGGQQRTYSEADIAMIRRMHELASQGVPLARAAEIVLQEAATPGEGTGPRIALLKTELFDALLAFDEPRAAAAWTELFDTLDLLSGFERVVVPLMRDIGIAWHEQRITIAQEHFASNFVRARLDQLSRQVQPLPGAATVVLACLEGEHHEIGLLMLAVMLRFQGIRTIYLGQDVPDEDLIRTVEDAQPEVLAVNAGTPEGARHLPGVVNALAETAPLTAIVYGGGAFDADPSLRIENAYYGGPRLVEAVALINQLGRSRITGGAA is encoded by the coding sequence ATGCGGAAGCCCGGCATCTACCGGATTGCCCAGGTGGAATCCATGACCGGCGTGAGCGCGCACGCACTCCGGGCGTGGGAGCGCCGGTACGGCGTTCCCCGGCCCAGCCGCACTGGCGGCCAGCAGCGCACCTACTCCGAGGCGGACATCGCGATGATCCGCCGCATGCACGAACTGGCCAGCCAGGGCGTTCCGCTGGCCCGCGCCGCTGAGATCGTGCTCCAGGAGGCGGCCACGCCGGGCGAGGGGACCGGCCCCCGGATCGCACTGCTGAAGACGGAGCTGTTCGACGCCCTGCTTGCGTTCGACGAGCCGCGGGCCGCGGCGGCCTGGACCGAGCTTTTTGATACCTTGGACCTGCTGAGCGGGTTCGAACGGGTGGTCGTGCCCCTGATGCGCGATATCGGCATCGCCTGGCATGAGCAGCGCATCACCATCGCACAGGAGCACTTCGCGTCCAACTTCGTGCGGGCCCGCCTCGACCAGCTCAGCCGACAGGTGCAGCCGCTGCCCGGCGCCGCGACCGTCGTCCTTGCCTGTCTCGAAGGCGAACACCATGAAATCGGCCTGCTGATGCTCGCCGTCATGCTCCGCTTCCAGGGCATTCGGACCATCTACCTCGGCCAGGATGTCCCGGACGAAGACCTCATCCGGACCGTGGAAGACGCCCAGCCCGAGGTGCTCGCTGTCAATGCGGGGACGCCGGAGGGTGCGCGCCACCTCCCGGGGGTGGTGAACGCCCTCGCCGAAACCGCGCCGCTGACCGCTATCGTCTACGGCGGCGGCGCCTTCGACGCCGACCCCTCCCTTCGTATTGAGAACGCGTATTATGGCGGGCCCCGCCTCGTTGAGGCGGTCGCACTCATCAATCAGCTCGGACGTTCACGCATCACAGGAGGTGCGGCATGA